One segment of Alnus glutinosa chromosome 2, dhAlnGlut1.1, whole genome shotgun sequence DNA contains the following:
- the LOC133859694 gene encoding uncharacterized protein At5g19025, which translates to MVYYQNSISVCKSVDPSIAMSDTKSRLSNHFPRNRKTPNSQNCSNIPVCDRSRSAAIDIVILIAVIGACGFLLFPYIRFVVVELMKIVGAIVCLVKEEVSGAPMIYGSIGLSVCCAALAAWLVLVCTSRKCGNPNCKGLRKAAEFDIQLETEDCVKNSTNLVKDGGLKKGLFELPRDHHRELEAELKKMAPPNGRAVLVFRARCGCSVGRLEVPGSKKYRKIKK; encoded by the coding sequence ATGGTCTATTACCAAAACTCAATATCGGTCTGCAAGTCTGTTGACCCATCCATAGCCATGTCTGACACTAAATCAAGGCTTAGCAATCATTTTCCTAGGAATAGAAAGACACCCAATTCGCAGAATTGTTCTAACATCCCAGTTTGTGATCGATCTCGATCGGCGGCGATAGATATAGTAATCCTTATTGCTGTTATTGGTGCTTGTGGGTTTTTGCTGTTCCCATATATTAGGTTTGTGGTCGTTGAGCTTATGAAAATTGTTGGTGCTATTGTTTGTTTGGTTAAAGAGGAAGTTTCAGGTGCTCCGATGATATATGGTTCTATAGGACTTAGCGTTTGTTGTGCCGCATTGGCTGCCTGGTTGGTTTTGGTATGTACTAGTCGGAAATGTGGGAATCCGAATTGCAAGGGGCTGAGGAAGGCTGCGGAGTTCGATATTCAGTTGGAGACAGAGGACTGTGTGAAGAATTCGACTAATTTGGTTAAAGATGGAGGCTTGAAGAAGGGTCTATTCGAATTGCCACGCGATCATCACCGCGAATTGGAGGCAGAGCTTAAGAAGATGGCGCCACCTAATGGAAGAGCAGTTCTTGTTTTTCGAGCGAGGTGTGGGTGTTCTGTTGGTAGATTGGAAGTTCCGGGGTCAAAGAAGTATCGGAAGATCAAAAAGTAG